Genomic segment of Limnothrix sp. FACHB-406:
AGCAGTTCTTCGTTGTTGGAACTGGTGGCGATGTTGAAAACCTCGTTGTCTCCCCCAACAAAGTTAGAGAGAGGTTCTCCCATCACGCCCAAGGAGGGTTCCCCAAGGGAAAATTCGTCGCCACCGTCCGATCGCGGCACGAATTCCGAGGAGGTGTTGGTCAAGCTGAAGTCCGGTAGGCTGCCGAGGTCGTCGAATTCATCGAAGTCATCCATGAAGTCGCTGGCGGCGGCGGCTCCGTCATCCGCGATCGCGGACAGGGCCCCGGAGGCCGGATCATCCACCGATCGAGCAGGGCTGGTGAAAGCCATGCCCGGGGCCCCGTTGATCATGTCGAGGGGGAACGCATCATCATCGGACTCCGGCTCCATGACCGGCGGCTCATTGAAGATGCCAAAATCGCCAGCCTCGTTGTCTTCTGGCTCGATCGCCCCCAAGGCTGGCTCCGGCTGTGCGTCCCAGGAGCCGCCCCCAAAGGCTGTGGCACTCAAGTCTTCAGGGTTGAACTCGTTGAACTCATCCGGGTTGAACTCTGCCCCGTTGAAGTTCCCACTGCCAAATTCCGCCAAGTCTTGGGCTGTGGCTCCCTGAAGGGTGCTGGGCCCCGCCATCATGAACAGGGTTTCTTCCACCTCATCATCGATCGGGAAAGATCCCTCGATCGGGGCCGCAAAAGGCAACTCGATTCTGGCCGCTGGCTCCTTAACCGCTGGTTCTTGCGTGCCGGCTGGCGGCGGCATGAAGAGGGTGCGATCGTCGTCGGCACTGTCCCCCACAAACACGCCAAAGGGTTCATCAAAAGCATTCGCGCCCGCCAGCGGCCCGGCCGGAGCCGGAGCCGCTGGCTCTGAGAAATCGCCAAAGCCGTCCCCAAACGTCTCGGAGCCAAAGGGATTTTCGGCCCCTGCGGCAACCTCAGCGCCACCAAAATCAGTGCCACCAAAATCAAAATCAGCCTCAGCGGCCAGGGGTTGACTCGCTAGCCCATCCGCGTCAAACACGCCAAATCCAAAATCTTCAGGGGCAGATGATTCAGAGCCTGCCGGTGCTGCCCAGTCTTCTGCAAAGGCCGCCGCGGCCGGATCGGCCGGGGTTTCGAGGTCAAAGCCCTCAAAGTCACCGAAGCCATCGGTCGCCAAGTCATTGGTCTCCGTCGAATCGGCAAAATTAGGTGGCTCAAAGCTGGCTTCAAAGGGCGCTGCGGGAGACGCTGCCCCAAAGTCACCTCCAAGATCACCAAAATCTTCAATGGGATCAGCATCCAAGTCCCCAAACACCGGAGCTGCAGAGGTGGACGCGGCAAAGTCTTCTGAGCCAGCCGCTCCAAAGCCCACCGCCTCATCAAAGCCGGCCGATTCGCCGAAGTCGAGGTCAGCCAACGCGGCTCCAAATTGATCTGCGCCAAATTGACCTGCGCCAAACTGATCGCCATCGGCCGTGTCGCCGGGCAAATCGCTCGCGAAGTCATCGGCTCCAAAGGCTGATGCGGCCAGGGGATCCGCTCCACTGGTTGCCCCAAAATCAGCTTGATCTAAGTCGAAAGACTGATCACCAAAATCCATGCTGGCCCCAAAAGCATCATCGCTGGTGGGCGATGCCGATGCCGCAAAGGGATCCGCCTCGAAGCGATCGGGCAGCCCCAAATCTGGTGCTGGTGAGGGTGTGGATTCTTCGCTTCCCCCAAAGGGATCGATCAGGAAGGGATCCGCTGCCGGATCTGAGGGGATGGCTGGTTCCGGAGACCCCAAGGCGGCGAAGGGATCATCGCTCCCTCCTAGGTCAGCACCTAGGGCGATCGCCCCGGGGTCGGCTCCCAAGTCCATTCCCGAGTCCGTGCCAAAGTCAAAGTTATCAAAACTGTTGAGGTCATTGGGATCACTGCCCGGGGATCCATCCCCGAGATCCAGCGCGCCCAAATTGCCTAAATCGGCGCTCTCAAAATCCGCATCTTCAAAGTTGACACTACCGAAGTCTGCACTGCCAAAGTCCGCGCTACCAAGCTCGCCGCTCTCTAGGTCAGCATTGGCAAAGTCCGCGTCACTTTCCAGGTCGCCCAGGGCTTCGGCCATGGTGCTGTTGCCGGCCAGTAGTCCCGTTTCCGTGCCCTGGGGGTCACTCATCAATTCATCAAAATTGAAGTCCCCATCATCAATCAACGGTTGATCGGCTAGATGGGTGTTGCCACCGTTGGTAGTGGTTTCCTGATCGCCAAAGTCGAATTGGTCAAAGTTGGGAGTTTCGTCATAACCATTACCGGCGCTCAGGGCCTGGCTGGTGGCGGCTAACCCTGAATGGGCGTATTCCACAAAGGTGGGGTCGCTGGTCAGGCTGAGCACGGACTGGTATTCCACCTGGGCCGTGTCGTATTGGTTTAGGCCATAGCAGTAGATGTGGCCTCGGAGTAAGCGAACGCTGGGATCATCGGGATAGGCCTGGGCAAGCCGATCGATCGCGGCGGCAGCTTCGGGGTAATTACCGCTGGTGTAGGCATCATTGGCCCGCTGGTAATCCTGGTTGTAATCCGTGCTGGATGCCATTGACCTTCTCCGGGACGATCGAACTCTGGCGCGTTTAGAAAATTGCGGCTGGGGGCGCGTGGGGCCGCTTGTAACAATTGGGCAAACAATTGGGCAAGTCAGGTACGAGCATAGCCGCCCATCGTACTTCGATGCTACTCCTATCCTGCGGATTGACCCAGGCGATTAGACCGCAAAATGGCCACATGATCCAGTAATTGCAGAATTCGATTGTTACTCAATCGCCACTCTCCGCGCAAAAATTCCCCGATCGGATCATTCACGCTACTCAAGGCTTCCACATTGTCCGGCTTGAGCCAATACATACCCGCCACCCGGGCCACCGCCAAGCCAAGCATCATATCCCCTTCCTCGATCGCAATCACCGGCACCTCCGCCCGATCGGTATTCAGCGGGATGGTTTCCCCCAAAAACTGCCCCAGATCCACCACCCAAATCACCTGCCCCCGAATATTCAAGGTTCCTAACAACAGGGGAGACACGTTCGGCACAGGCGTGATCCGATCGGGAGAGGGTTCACTCACCTCGCGGATAATGACCGCTGGCAACGCCAATTCCCGTCCCGAGGGTAGGTAAAACCGCAGGTGCATCTCACCTTCAGGATTTTCTAGCTCCTGAAGTTCCGGCGACTGATCATCCACACCTCCGCCGGCCAAAAAATCTGGACTTCCGACCACAGCGCTTTCCTCTGGCTCCGTAACAGACTGAAGGGCAACTGCTACCCCACAATTACGTTACGCCATGCATTCGCGATCGCACCCGATCTTTCAGGCAGTCATCACCCCGCTGGGGGCAAAGAGCCAGATTTTGATCTAGCCAAACTGCGCAATTGCCGTTGAATCACCGTTCAATTGTTGCTAATTTCGCGAAACCACACCCATCCTGCCAGATTGGCGCAAGTTTCCTCAATTAGAAGCCAATTTTCTCAACTCCAGATCACCAGATTCAGATCACTGGACTCAGATCACCAAACTTAGATCGCCGAACTCAGATCACCAGATTCCAACCTTTACCAATCAGCCGCGCAATAATTGCTTCACTGTTCCCACCAACTCTTGAGGCTGAAAGGGCTTAGCAATATAGGCATCTGCGCCTTGTCTCAGGCCCCAGTAGCGATCGAACTCTTCCCCTTTTGAGGAACACATCACCACTGGCACATCCTGCGTTGTGGGATCCGACTTCAAGCGACGACAAACTTCGTAGCCATTCATGCGGGGCATCACAATATCCAAAACGACCAGATCTGGACGCTGCTTTTGCAAACTTTCTAGCGCCTCAACACCATCGGATGCCATGTTGACGGTCAGCCCACTGCCCTGCAAGAGCTCGCCGATCATCTCTCGCTGGGCGACGCTGTCTTCGACAACTAACACTACACTCATGGCTATCTTTCTCGTTTCACTCTGCCTGCCAAGGGGGTCAATCGGGGCGCATGGGGTTCATGACGCAGCGGTGGCTCGTCACCCAAACTCTTGCATTACCGGTCATCGGAACGGGCAATGATTTATCCCAGACGCGATCGGTGCTGCTCTTACTTGAACCATCCTGATCCTGCCAGCTTTAGGGTTCCCAAATCCCTGGCAGCCAACGGACATGGCTACCGGTGAATTGAGGCACGCGAGAATTTAACGACTAGGAGATAGGGAGTGGGTGCGAACCAGCAATCAGGTTATTACCGGCGATCAATGGCCTGGGGGCAATTGCTCTGTTTTCGGCAGGATTGCCGTTGACAAGATCGGCTAATAGAGCTGTGGTGCTGGCCTATGGGCGGGCATAAACCTCACCCATGTCAAGCAATCACGGCTGGTGTTGACTAAGAACACTCAGACCCTGGCAAAATGCCGCTATGCAAGTGCGATGGCTGGCAATGATTATAGCGTCGTGATGGGCGGGCCACGTCTTTTTGCGGGTGGTTGTCACCCACGGAAATCGCAGACCTGCGCCTGAATGCTAGCAGGAACTGACAGCTCGCGCACCCGATTCTTGAGCCGAGTTGGGGCTAACCCGGTTGCGCAAGCGTAAACGATGGTTGGGTTGTTTTTCAACTTTTCTGGCCATCTTTGGGCAATCTTTAGGCAACGCGCTGGCCATTTGACATCCCGTTGGGGCTGGGCGAT
This window contains:
- a CDS encoding chemotaxis protein CheW; its protein translation is MVGSPDFLAGGGVDDQSPELQELENPEGEMHLRFYLPSGRELALPAVIIREVSEPSPDRITPVPNVSPLLLGTLNIRGQVIWVVDLGQFLGETIPLNTDRAEVPVIAIEEGDMMLGLAVARVAGMYWLKPDNVEALSSVNDPIGEFLRGEWRLSNNRILQLLDHVAILRSNRLGQSAG
- a CDS encoding response regulator transcription factor, producing MSVVLVVEDSVAQREMIGELLQGSGLTVNMASDGVEALESLQKQRPDLVVLDIVMPRMNGYEVCRRLKSDPTTQDVPVVMCSSKGEEFDRYWGLRQGADAYIAKPFQPQELVGTVKQLLRG
- a CDS encoding methyl-accepting chemotaxis protein, which gives rise to MASSTDYNQDYQRANDAYTSGNYPEAAAAIDRLAQAYPDDPSVRLLRGHIYCYGLNQYDTAQVEYQSVLSLTSDPTFVEYAHSGLAATSQALSAGNGYDETPNFDQFDFGDQETTTNGGNTHLADQPLIDDGDFNFDELMSDPQGTETGLLAGNSTMAEALGDLESDADFANADLESGELGSADFGSADFGSVNFEDADFESADLGNLGALDLGDGSPGSDPNDLNSFDNFDFGTDSGMDLGADPGAIALGADLGGSDDPFAALGSPEPAIPSDPAADPFLIDPFGGSEESTPSPAPDLGLPDRFEADPFAASASPTSDDAFGASMDFGDQSFDLDQADFGATSGADPLAASAFGADDFASDLPGDTADGDQFGAGQFGADQFGAALADLDFGESAGFDEAVGFGAAGSEDFAASTSAAPVFGDLDADPIEDFGDLGGDFGAASPAAPFEASFEPPNFADSTETNDLATDGFGDFEGFDLETPADPAAAAFAEDWAAPAGSESSAPEDFGFGVFDADGLASQPLAAEADFDFGGTDFGGAEVAAGAENPFGSETFGDGFGDFSEPAAPAPAGPLAGANAFDEPFGVFVGDSADDDRTLFMPPPAGTQEPAVKEPAARIELPFAAPIEGSFPIDDEVEETLFMMAGPSTLQGATAQDLAEFGSGNFNGAEFNPDEFNEFNPEDLSATAFGGGSWDAQPEPALGAIEPEDNEAGDFGIFNEPPVMEPESDDDAFPLDMINGAPGMAFTSPARSVDDPASGALSAIADDGAAAASDFMDDFDEFDDLGSLPDFSLTNTSSEFVPRSDGGDEFSLGEPSLGVMGEPLSNFVGGDNEVFNIATSSNNEELLSFDQPESRAAEPVTPSEDGWLASFDNARLTTKQTVTAVMAGIVSFLAVAGTTHLTMTHVRDRGISPQLMGDIRTIGLVSSLLAGATGGGVALFLGRRTAQHVERATGDLQAQLDSVCQGSLHATARVFGDDEFGELANSFNQMTRVILSTMGEAQRKAQEQEQAREDLQRQVIRLLDDVEGAARGDLTVQAEVTADVLGAVADSFNLTIQNLREIVQQVKTAALQVNKRSSENESFARSLSSDALRQAEELAVTLNSVQVMTDSIQRVAESAREAEEVARSASATALKGGEAVERTVAGILQIRETVAETARKVKRLAESTQEISKIVALIATIASRTNLLALNASIEAARAGEAGKGFAIVADEVRQLADRAAKASKEIEKIVMQIQSETNLVMRAMEDGTQQVLEGTKLAEQAKRALDDIIQVSNRIDVLVRSITADTVEQTDTSRSVAQVVRSVEKTAQDTSQESQRVSESLQILVRVAGDLLSSVERFRVDSSNQ